The genomic stretch GCCTTCTACCTGACTTCTGGCACCCTATCCTGGTGTGAGCCTGGGTTGCTGGCATTCACACCGTCTTTGCCCCAGCACTCCATGGAAAGGATTCAAATTCTTTATAGTATGTATTTTCAGTCTCATTCTGTAGCAGTTCTCTCTGATTAGCATATTTCTATCTGACTTGCATATTTAGTAATGAGTCTCTAACTTAAATAGTGAATGAATCATTTGGATAATTCTGTTTCAATGAACTACTGTTTAGAAGTATGTTAGACTGCCAACAAACTATAAGGTAGAGACGAATCAGTTCTCTTACCTCTCCTCTGATGGGGTCTGGGCTGCTGATGACAGCTAACTCTGCAAGTGCAGAATGCTCAATCAGGGCACTTTATCTCAAACGGTCCAATTCATTAACTGGGAAACAAAACATATGGCAGGAATTTGTAAAGGTGAGCAAAAGGTTAACTCCAGAATACTTACAATCTGTTAACACAAACATATCCACAGACGAAAATTACCCAGAGGATAATATGATATCATCCACTCTTGCAACAAACTAGAAATGTCCATCCATATAGCCCATCCCCAGTGATACAGAAATTGCCTCGTAGAGTTGAAGCTGTTTCTGTAGGATTATCCTATAAaactaataattaatattattttgaatgtGATTCTTCAGTTGGATTTTTAAGTatttaaggagaaagaaaagtttgGTGTTTTTGAGAATCCTTAGAATGAAGAGGAGCAAGCATGGGAAATAGGGATGAAAGTCTAACATTGAGCCAGCCCAATAATCAGAAAGGTAAACTGTAATTACAAAGACTAGGCATGCTGCCATCCTGAGAATTTTCTTAGATTGGtcacaaaataaatattgcaGGCACTCAGAGGAGAAGGCTAAATAAGTCTTTTGCTAATTGGTTAATATCTAAACACTTgcaggaaaaaagagaagtcaATACTCAGAGTTAGAAGAAAGTATACCTAATGAATGAGTCAACAGagaggggtttttttgtgtttgttttgtatttggtTTCGTtttacacaaaagtagagaattGATTCTGTAAGTTTagcaggaagaaaaaggaagtatttttacattatgtaaaATCCACTGACAATTAGAACCTGGGCCTTTGATTATACTGAGGTAAACTTTTCTCTAATTTGTATACTGTAATTAGAGATGAAAGTATGTTTGCAAACAGTAAGGAGcttgggagaaagaaaattactTAAGCTCACTGCaccattctctgtctctctcactcctTACATGAAGGGAAACCACTAATCAGATTTCAGGAAAATTATTGGGTACTGATTTACAGCAGAGAGGATTAATGATATTAAAAGGGCTCTCTTCTTTCTAGGGCCCCCTTCCTCTTACCTTCACGGGGTTGGAGCAGTGATCTAGCCTGGGGAGACCAGCGTGCCCTTCTCTAATAAGCATTTGGGTATTTCTTCAGTTCCCTGTGAGGGATTACTGTTCAGGACAATAAATCTCTCAAGAAAAGGCCGAATACCTATCCTAGGTGTATTTTGTGGCAAATAGAGATAGTTACCAAGCacttttgagaaataaatagaaaatgagatGTTATTTAATAAGTCTCTTACCACATAATGTGTAAAAAGGTGAAATGGTTGGTTAGGTAGAACTCGAATGCCAATATCTCCTTCTTGTCCAGGTGGTAGAACATTGCCATCTACATCTAAAATTTAGAGTGAAacagaataatttatttaaggGAGTATTTATTTAATGCCACATCTGAAATCTTTGCtttgaatgttttgttttgttttttgccatttAAGAATGCAGActtcagaaaaattttaagtatactttAAATTCCTAAGAGAAATGTATTTATCTAAATTCTTACTgcaaaatatattgtaaaatgcaGGTTAGCAAAAtgtgaaagaagaataaaatttttctttaattctatcATCCAACAATAATCACATTTTGGTAATATCCTTTGAGATGAtatagacatagaaaaaaataggatCACTTTATAATATTAGTGTTTTGCAACCTGCTTTTATCATTTAGCAACATATCTTAATTgtcttttcctttcaaataaatatttcattactggttttcaaactttgtgaaacaaacaaaatcttactTTAGAAGCCCAATATGAGTAAGCAGGAAAAGGGGAATGTTCTCTGGCTGAGACAGTGGTGGGTAATCCGAAGCCTTGCTCTCTTATCCTCTCGTGTTCTCTGAAGTACCTAATAGTAGCTAGCATcctaaataataaatgctaatgCTCTAACTACTTTATATGTACTATCTTCTTTAGTCCTTATAACAGCCATATCTGGTTAGGAGTATTATTATGCTCATTTTGTATACGAGGAAACTGCGGCGCAGAGAGTTTACGTAGCGCCACAGTGCATGATTGAGCTGGAATTCAAATCGCAGCAATCACACTCTAGATCCTATACTTTTCATCATTATACTTCTCTGTGGAATCTCTCCAGGGAGTTCAGTCCATTTTCTAAAAATCCAAATAAGCATTTCTCAGATTGATTGCTCATCTCATATACCAGATTTTGCTCTTACTTTTAGCTGTTTCTAAATATGAAAACTctactctgcttttttttttttttttataagatgggtgttccttttttttttttttttttacattatttatttatttatttttggctgtgttgggttttcgtttctgtgcgagggctttctctagttgcggcaagcggggtccactcttcattgcggtgcgcgggcctctcactatcgcggcctctcgtgttgtggagcacaggctccagatgcgcaggctcagtagttgtggctcacgggcccagttgctccgcggcatgtgggatcttcccagaccagggctcgaacccgtgtcccctgcattggcaggcagattctcaaccactgcgccaccagggaagcccctctactcTGCTTTTATATACACCCTTCAAACCTGAGATGTAGCTTGTTGGAAAATAAGGGTATGATATTTATCTGGCCCTTTCCAGAAGGAAAAGCGCTTATGTCCCTAACGAGAAACTTGAAAGGCATTCTAAatgttaacttatttttaaattcttgcaaataaaaaagtataaattCCCACCCAGTCATCTAAAGAATTATTTGGTTTCAGGTATCAAGAAGAGATATGTTAAGAGTTCTAATTACTTAACACAGACTACTATTTAATAGATgggaaaatagataaaatattctttctctgGGAAGAATCTAATTCCTCATTGTTCAAGGGGGTCCTAGAATgtttaaacatgaaaattatgagcTTTGATCTTTGAAGTTGCAAAAATCTGATATCCAGCTGGTTAGAGTACATCCCCGGATGTCAGAATGTCACTAAAGATGCTCTTAGCTAGGTAGGGAGGGGCCCAATAATAAAAGCCCATGggaaagagttaaaaatgaaGGTGGCtgcatgagggaaatgcaaagcaaaactacaatgagatgccaTCTCACACCTATTAgtatggctactatcaaaaaaccaaaataacaagtgttggcaaagatgtggaggaattagaacccttgtgcactattggtgggaatgtaaaatgtggaaaaacagtatggcagtttctcaaaaacttaaaaataaaattaccatatgtataaatgattcactttgctgtacacctgaaactaacacaacgttataaatcaactgtactgcaataaaaattaaaaataaaaataaaataaaattaccatataatccagcaactccacttctgggtatatactcaaaagaatcaaaagcagggtctcaaagagatatttgtatacccatgttcatcacagcattattcacaatagctaaaatatggaagcaacccaagcactcatcaatagatgaatgaacaagcaaaatgtggtatatatatatacacaatggaatattattcaaccttaaaagaaaggaaattctgacacatgctacaacattgatgaactttgaggacattatgctaaatgtaataagccagttacaaaaagacaaatactgtatgattccacttatacatagtacttagagtagtcaaaatcatagaggcagaaagtagaatggtgattgtgAGGGACAGGTGGGAAGAGGAATTGAGTCATTGTTcaatggatatagagtttcagttttacagtatgaaaagaattatggagatggatagtggtgacaCCTGCACAACATTATTTAATGTGGTattatttaataccactgaattgtgtacttataaatggtaaaaatggtaaattttaagttatctgtcttttaccacaataaaaagaaattcggATAAATAAGTGAAAGTGGAGATGCTCATTGGGGATGTACTGTTCCTCTTGGCCACACAATTTTTGCATTCAAAGATAGCTGCTCCAATAAATCACTGAGCTTAAATGAGTGGGGAACTGGTGGTACATTGCAGTTGGGATGGCTGTGAGTACAGCTATGCCTGTGAGACTCTGATAGCATGTTGGGAATTGTCATCAAGACAATTCAGCCTATTAACCAATGAACTATTGTTAAGTCTTTTTACAGAATGTAACCAATGCTGCTCTACCATCTCTTCTTAGAAAAGTTTTTCAAAGGAAAGGAATTCCAGGGAGAGGTGAATAATAACAGCGCCTATCTTTTGGActttattatgtgccaagcactttgcTATGCTCTTTAGAAATATTACCTCATTAATCCTCACTAGAAACCTATGAAATCAGTTCTGTTATTATTAGAGTTACCAACCACCTTGATTTGCCCGTGACTAAGGCAGGGGTGTATCCTCAGGATGTACTACTTTCAGGGCTAAAACTAAATAAGTCTCAGGCAAACTGGGACAAGTTCACCCTGGttcctgttttacaaataaggaaacagacttTAACAGCTTAACCAAAGATACTCAGCTAGTGAATAGCAGAGCCAGACCAAAACCATCAGGCAATCCTACCTTTAGACAAGTTTCTGTAGCAAAGTGAAAGTGAGGGAAAGGAACCAGCATCTGGTTTATTCCATAAATAGTGACATCAGCAATCAATCTCATCTAAACTTTCTCAAACTTACCTGATTATAAGAATTACCTGAGGTGttatttaaaacacagatttcagcATCCCACCCTAAATTTATTGAATCAGGCTCTCTAGAGAAGGAGCCTGAGAATTTGTATTTTTGACAAGTACCCATGTGATTCTTTATGATCAGATAAGCTTGGGAAACATTGGTCTAATCTACAACTAACCCTCAGTTAAGATTGATTCTAAGGTCTCTGTAAATTcatccattttgtgtttttgttgctattgttttcttttatgtattagtGTAAGTTCCTTTGGCTATACTTAGCTTTGGCTGGGTTGATCCGAGAACAAGTCTAACCCTGTACAAAGTTGCTGACGGGATAATAGGATGCCCCCTAGGGATCAAGTGATGAAAATGGCAGTGGTTACATGACAGCCAGGAACTGGCCAGGCAGGcttaggaagagagagagaacgcTGCAACCATTGTAAACTGTAGCCTCTTTTGGCCTACTTGACCCTTTTAGGAGGTCTGGAGCTCCCTAACCAGAAGGGGCAGTGTGGTGTCACAGTTAAGAGTATGGATACGGGAACCAGATTCCTTGGGATTGAATCTCAGCACTAGCAgctactagctatgtgaccttgggtgagtcttTAACATCTCTGggcgtcatctgtaaaatggttctAATATTGCCATGTCTCTCATAGGTTCCTTCtggaaattaatatttgtaaaatgcttagaactaTTTGGCATAAGAACTGCttttgagagaaaaaagagacaaataaacTAACATTTCTAACCCATTTCCATCTTTATATGTAAGTTAAGATATCATAGAAGTAACATAATCATCACCAAAACTAGGAATGTAAGGGAGTAGAAGTGGGGTAGGTGGTAAACAGATtgggttgttaaatattttcctgGGAAGGGATGTACAAACCTTAACATCAAAAGCAGGAGAAGGCGTCCCATTGAGCCAGGCTTAATTTTCATTCCCTTAAAATTTCCACAGATTAGTACCTAgttaagaagaagaaagagtaaaGTAACATTGCAAATAacttaaatttattcattcatccaccatgcattcattcaacaaatatttattcagaactTACTGTGAATCAggctcaaaataaaacaaattctatGCTCTCATGAAGTATAGAGATAGAcactaaacaaatataaatataataaagttataACACTAAGTAAATTTATAATTGCTAAAATATCCATATTTATGAAAACATTTGTACTCATATTTGCATGATACTTGTTATGCTGTTTCTATTTAATAAATTcgtcaatttttgtttttattttatttttggtattcTAATTTTTGACCAGGTACTACTTTCTCATGGTTCATAAACTGAAGCATTATAAAAAGACACGCTGAAAAATTTCTTTCAGCCTTTCCCTTATCTGCTCAATTTTACCCCTCCCTTTCCTACATAATAACCACTTTTGTTATTGTCATTCATTTCCTCTAGAATTTCTTCGTATTTCTACGAGCTCTTTAGATAAACCTTTTTAGAGTGTGCTTGTCAAGGAGTTGTCCAGCAAACTTAATATTTCAAGTAACAAGGAGCTcagcattttctatttttgagGTAGCCCTAAGAAATTTCCTCACTACATAAGGGGAGATCTTTTTGTAGAtctagtattttttaattaaaaaaaatttttaatgcccTGGCCCTGATCAATTATATAGTGGCTTTCCTCAATGAATGGCTATTTAAACTGTATCTGTTACAGAGCTTTTTTGCAACTATCTTccctcaagtttttttttttaactcttcttcTAATCCCGCCactccctccctatccctcaaCCACAAAGATATAATAAACACTTTGGTTTTTATTCATCTGACTGAATTGAGTCCAGCCCTGTCTTTTCAGTGTAGTCTGTATACCGTTTCAGTCTGTCCATATCCTTCGTGGATATCCAGACCTGTCCTGTTTCTCCATTGTTCAGTCACTTCAGAGTTGATTGATTCCCCAGCACTTACACAGTGCTTTAAGCTTTTGAACTTATAGTTTCTCAGAAGACAGATAACGAGTTAAATTTAggaggaaaatggagaaaaaatggaaattcgGGTTATTTCTAGTGAAATTTCATACAAAGTGTTTTAGTTTTTCCCCCAACTCCCttctccaatacaaaataaacaaaccattCTACCATAAAATGACTCCCGAAAcaccagtttgtttttttttttctttttctcccttttatctggggtgggggagtgggggcgggggggtgatTTGTTGCAGAGAAAAGCCATGCCATCCCTAGGGAAGGTACCACATAATATGTTAAATCAGTGATGAAAGGTTTACCAATTGTCTGGTTAAATTGTGGAGTATTTATACAATAGAACATTCTACAgttgttaagaaaaaagaagctcCTGGATTGTACTGTCCAATAGCACTTTTTGTTATGATAGAAATTTCTATGCTGAGCTGTCCACTATTGTATCCTCTAGCCCTgtgtggctgttgagcacttgaagcATGACTAGTGCAACTGAGGCCCTGAGTGTTTTtcattggggtataattgacttataatgttgtattagttttaggtttacaatgTTAATGATTTGATGTTTGTATATGGTGAACTGATCAgcacaagtctagttaacatctctTACCCTACGTGGTTACAAgactattttttcttgtgatgagaacttttaagatctactcccttagcaacttcaaatatgcaacacagtaagtcccctacatacgaaccttcaaactgcaaactttcaaagatgtgaacgtgtgtTTGCATGTCCAGTCACATAAGTTCATGTGTCTGgtatacattgtcacgtgcgtgcatcctctacaagtggttgtgcttttgtgtactttactgtgcaGTACTGTATAGAggacagtagtacagtatctttatttcaagcccaggatgtctggaagcaagcgtaaaagcaatggtgatgtagctggtactactgtacttttcaaggtactgtactgtaagattaaaaatgttttctttattttttgtgtttgttttttatatattatttgtgtgaaaagtattataaacatattacggtacagtactatatagccaattgtgttagttgggtacctaggctaacttcattggacttacaaacaaattggacttacgaacgtgctctcaGAACGGAATTCATTCGTGTATgtgggggacttactgtacagtattattagctatagtctggaactgaatttttaatttaattaaaatttaaatttaaatatctacatgtggctagtggttaccaaaTTGGACAGCACAGTTCCAGGATGTATTGTAGGTGAAGAAAGGAAGGTCAGAACTGTATGCATATCATGTTCCCATTATAAAAAAGAGGGGGAGAACATATGCATATTGGCTTGTGCATGCATAGATCTCAGGGAGAGGGAGAACTGAGACTGAGGACAAGGTATGGAGGAAGACTTtcactaatatatttttatatacctattgaattttatgtcatgtgaatTGTTTCCTgttcaaaaatcaaataaagtcAATTTAAAAGTAGTGATCAATCCACACTTTCAAATGGAATCAGTAATAAAGGACATTCATCTTCTTTCCTGTTTGCTGGGATAGGGTTTTAAATAGGGGTGACATATATTTTCTCAGCTCAGGTAACAGTCATCATACAAAGGATAAACACCTTCTTATCCATAACCACTGGGCTCAGAGCTATACACTTGGCTGaaccctccctttcctctccttgcTTGAGGGAAACCGCCCTGGATATAGTAATTATCATTTACAGAATGTTAgcaagaaggaaggggagaagaggtTGCTAAACCCCATACCTACTGGCCTGGAGCTGTGTTTTTAGGCAGAGagatcttttattttataaaataaaaatattttataatatttcttataatattttaaaaaatattttataatatttcttcttcttcctctcccctcctcccactaaGTGCCCATTCACCAACCTTTCTTACCTGGTCTTATCATTCTGCACAGGTATTCTATCTGCAGTTGGTGCTGAACAGAAGACTGTGATGGGAAACTTGCAAAGTGTCTGCAATTTAGAAGTGGTCTTACCACAATTTTTAGTAAGTGCCTAAATGTCTATGGTAGATACAGCACAACTTAAAACATTGTTTATTCTAACGTAAACACGCTCACACCTTTCCTCTGTATATTTTTCAGTCTTAATGATTTTACAGACGTGAAATACTTTAAATCATGTTGTCTACTCTGATTTCTGCAAGTTACTTTATGCACCAGTCCTGTCAGTGACAGTGCTAATGCATTTCTAAATGTTGACCTCTTCTGCTCTGCCTTACTTGCAAGACGGAAGTTGGCTCAAACCGTGGCAAATAATGTGCAAATACACATGCTCCCTGGATCCATGGAGAGTAAACACTACTCCATGCAGATTTTGCCCAGACTGTGTCTGAGGTATTCCACATGACATCCGAAGGGGTCAAATCCAGCCAGAACCTGGGCAAACAAAGAAtagactttatatatatatatgaaaacaaatttaaaataccaGTAAAGGAATCATCACCTTTGTAGCACTGACACTTCAAGCTACAGTTCTGTGAGAGTACCTTCCATTTATAGATAATCCTAAACCGAAACTGCCGTGGGTGTGTCCGGTCATTTTAGGAGATCCACTTGTTCCGCTGGTGAAGAAAGTGGCCATCATCTTATTGTGTTTTGTCTTCACACAAGTGTTGTTGTCACTGGCATGTCTATGAAGGAAGAATTACAATGATTCTGCACATTAAACACAGcatcatattttttgttttagttttgattttttcttggctgcaccacacagcatgagggatcttggttccccaaccagggatcaaacccatgccccctgcagtggaagcgcagagtcttaaccaccggaccaccagggaggtcccaaacACAGCGTCACAGACTGTTAACACAGAGAAGGATTTACTCAGACCTCTTCATCTCATTGATCAGGCCCCAGTGACTTAGGGTGAATTCCAAGGTAAAAGCCATCTCTctcaggacctccctggtggtacagtggttaagaccctgtgctcccagtgcaggaggcccgggttcgtccctggtcagggaactagatgccacatgcatgctgcaactaagagttcacatgccacaactaaggagcacactgcaactaagacccggcgcaaccaaataaataaatattaaaaaaaaaaaagccatctctCTCTGCATCTTTTAAGGTGCTTTCCAGAAGCAAACTAAACTTTGTTGTCAATAGCCCATTTATAACAAGTTGACTTCATAACTTTTTACTGTATAAGGAAGAGTTGAAGCAGTTTAAAAACTCAAGAATTTTATCATACCTCCAACAGAAAGAGGATTCTATGATCTTATAATCATGGATATGTGAagaaaactgtgatttaaaaaaaaatgggtatgtTAATAGAAGTCATGGCTAATGGTATAAGGCAGGGATCATCAAACTATAGCCCACAGGCCAAATATGGCCTGCCTTCTGTTTTTgcagataaagttttattggaacacaaccatgtccattcttttacatattgtctgtgacTGCTTTCTACACTATGACAGCAAGGATGAGTAGGTATGATAAGAGTCtgcatggcctgcaaagcctataTATTTACTATCCATCCCTTTTATAAAAAACATTTGCTGACCCCTCAAAAGGATGGTTTTTCTGTTTCACAAAAAAGAGTCTACATAGTTCTGTATATAGTAAACAATAAGACTGAAGAGGATCTAAGTATCCACCTAGGGAAGGAAGGGCCTcagttaaggagaaaaaaattttggttCCAAAGGATAATTGGGCTTTGATACATGTCATACATCAGGGTAGCTGAGGGGAGGTAAACTCTGCACATCTGAGTGTCTAAGAAGCATACAGAATTTTATTTGGGAATATTGAGctgagaatgaatgaatcagaaatATCCAGCCATGAGAAATAcagaaaagctattttttttttaaatttatttatggctgtgttgggtcttcgtttctgtgtgagggctttctctagttgtggcaagcgggggccactcttcatcgcggtgcgcgggcctctcactattgcggcctctcttcttgcggagcacaggctccagacgcgcaggctcagtaattgtggctcacggacccagttgctccgcggcatgtgggatcttcccagaccagggctcgaacccgtgtcccctgcattggcaggcagattctcaaccactgcgccaccagggaagcccagaaaagctatttttaaatccTAACAATGATAAACCAAATGTTTAGGCTATAattccataatttttttctttaaaaaaagttagtACTATAGCTGTGTACCTATCACTTCTATCATAGATATGGTTGCTCTTGAAACCTAAGGCAGGTTTAGTGTACCAGTCTCTCAGAAGCATTATACCTAGCAGTTAGGAATGTGGGCTCAGAAACCAGACTG from Balaenoptera acutorostrata chromosome 15, mBalAcu1.1, whole genome shotgun sequence encodes the following:
- the ACSM3 gene encoding LOW QUALITY PROTEIN: acyl-coenzyme A synthetase ACSM3, mitochondrial (The sequence of the model RefSeq protein was modified relative to this genomic sequence to represent the inferred CDS: inserted 6 bases in 4 codons; substituted 7 bases at 7 genomic stop codons), which translates into the protein MLALVTMQILLCAKYFQCLAIPCSLRALHKDYRTVISQDFSNCESMKQDFKLEIPEYFNFAKDVLDQWTNMEKAGKRPSNPAFWWINGNGEEVRWXFEELASFSRKFANILTDTCALQRGDRVIVILPRIPEWXLAYVACLXTGXYFNPGTTQMTQKDILYRLQSSKAKCISTNDVLAPSVDGVASKCENLHSKLIVSQSPREGWENMFEILQHASDNNTCVKTKHNKMMATFFTSGTSGSPKMTGHTHGSFGLGLSINGRFWLDLTPSDVMWNTSDTVWAKSAWSSVYSPWIQGACVFAHYLPRFEPTSVLQTLCKFPITVFCSAPTADRIPVQNDKTRNYKFKSLKHCVSAGESINSEVTEQWRNRTGLDIHEGYGQTETVLICGNFKGMKIKPGSMGXPSPAFDVKVVDVDGNVLPPGQEGDIGIRVLPNQPFHLFTHYVDNPTETASTLRGNFCITGDXGYMDGHFXFVARVDDIILSSGXXIGPFEIXSALIEHSALAELAVISSPDPIRGEVVKAFIVLNPDXKKSNDQEQLKKEIHECVKRTTAPYKYPRKAEFIQELPKTISGKTKRNELRKKEWETI